The Rissa tridactyla isolate bRisTri1 chromosome 6, bRisTri1.patW.cur.20221130, whole genome shotgun sequence genome includes a region encoding these proteins:
- the LOC128911818 gene encoding uncharacterized protein LOC128911818 isoform X2 has product MSRRGQEPDSGAESLSSDEKEVAAGSAEGEGSAEEHPVGEDGSENSSSSSSEEESDAEESDGGRSDEEQEEKEPLPRCNESGVNCLPPCEHCRNVNDQKEQVTPRRLAGGQHAVQLDAEGTYQCSLTGLIFEVTEAVKITYSLLSWSKYANLVEKPWIVGGPLFDVCCDSSHALTSIQFPHSLCLGDHGAGMAFKVLHIKGEGAAIEPSADYSASHVKWLVSSLSPVGPLIQSQEPVQYHGAVILYKVVDQHPSLSFRVYVATNNDSFIKDIARAVKHSNKKFIKIDKPPVCQKLLQNGKRYRLVCEPEAEITPEEIEFVDGSLLKLKSYIEVYLEKPDDFTLSLVELESDATVWKAKLRESDWIHYDQNKNEQKRSAAGVKKRKTALSISEEEELCSKKQKTGNTEDGIEPKTLTDRQLMVIAKLFGRQWREIAIECLQMEMKDIEQIQATEEEVNMQKFLLLSKWRDREKSNGTAEALYRSLHEKAPYEILQALQGFSEGC; this is encoded by the exons ATGTCCCGCCGCGGGCAGGAGCCCGACAG CGGAGCTGAGTCCCTCTCGTCAGATGAAAAAG AGGTGGCGGCCGGCAGTGCGGAGGGAGAGGGCTCAGCCGAGGAGCACCCAGTGG GAGAGGATGGTTCCGAAAACAGCTCCAGCAGTAGCTCGGAAGAGGAGTCAG ATGCGGAGGAGTCGGATGGAGGAAGGTCGG ATGAGGAACAGGAGGAGAAGGAACCGCTACCGCGCTGCAATGAATCAG GAGTGAACTGTCTGCCACCCTGCGAGCACTGCAGAAATGTAAAC GACCAGAAGGAGCAAGTGACCCCCAGGAGACTTGCTGGAGGACAGCATgc GGTGCAGCTGGACGCCGAGGGGACTTACCAGTGCAGCCTCACGGGCTTGATTTTTGAGGTCACAGAGGCCGTTAAAATCACATATTCCCTCTTATCCTGGAGCAAATACGCCAACCTCGTGGAAAAGCCGTGGATCGTGGGCGGCCCTCTCTTCGACGTGTGCTGCGACTCGTCCCACGCTCTTACCTCCATCCAGTTTCCCCACTCCCTCTGCCTCGGCG ATCATGGCGCTGGCATGGCCTTCAAGGTTTTGCACATCAAAGGCGAGGGCGCAGCCATCGAGCCCTCCGCCGACTACTCGGCCTCGCACGTGAAGTGGCTGGTGAGCTCGCTCTCACCGGTGGGACCGCTCATCCAGAGCCAGGAGCCCGTGCAGTACCACGGCGCCGTCATCCTCTACAAAGTCGTCGACCAGCATCCCTCCTTATCCTTTCGGGTCTACGTGGCTACAAACAACGACTCCTTTATAAAG gatATCGCAAGAGCTGTAAAACATTCAAATAAGAAATTCATTAAGATTGACAAGCCCCCTGTATGCCAAAAATTACTACAGAACGGAAAGAGGTATAGATTAGTTTGTGAGCCAGAAGCTGAAATAACTCCAGAG GAAATTGAATTTGTTGACGGATCTCTCTTGAAACTAAAAAGTTACATTGAAGTCTATTTGGAGAAACCCGACGACTTCACCTTGTCTTTGGTTGAGCTGGAGTCTGATGCGACCGTATGGAAGGCAAAGCTACGAGAGA GTGACTGGATCCATTACGATCAGAACAAAAACGAGCAGAAAAGAAGCGCAGCGG GCGTCAAAAAACGGAAAACAGCCCTCAGCATTTCGGAAGAAGAGGAGCTCTGtagcaaaaagcagaaaaccGGCAACACTGAAG ATGGAATCGAACCAAAAACCTTAACTGATCGGCAGCTGATGGTGATCGCAAAGTTGTTTGGTCGGCAGTGGAGAGAAATCGCCATTGAGTGTCTTCAGATGGAAATGAAAGACATTGAGCAGATTCAGGCAACGGAGGAAGAAGTTAACATGCAAAAGTTTCTGCTGTTAAGCAAgtggagagacagagaaaaaagcaatGGAACTGCAGAAGCTTTGTACAGAAGTCTCCATGAAAAAGCACCCTATGAGATACTGCAAGCCCTGCAAG GTTTCTCGGAGGGATGCTGA
- the LOC128911818 gene encoding uncharacterized protein LOC128911818 isoform X1, translating into MPARVKVWQRSDRSAHVLPVLSSSGAESLSSDEKEVAAGSAEGEGSAEEHPVGEDGSENSSSSSSEEESDAEESDGGRSDEEQEEKEPLPRCNESGVNCLPPCEHCRNVNDQKEQVTPRRLAGGQHAVQLDAEGTYQCSLTGLIFEVTEAVKITYSLLSWSKYANLVEKPWIVGGPLFDVCCDSSHALTSIQFPHSLCLGDHGAGMAFKVLHIKGEGAAIEPSADYSASHVKWLVSSLSPVGPLIQSQEPVQYHGAVILYKVVDQHPSLSFRVYVATNNDSFIKDIARAVKHSNKKFIKIDKPPVCQKLLQNGKRYRLVCEPEAEITPEEIEFVDGSLLKLKSYIEVYLEKPDDFTLSLVELESDATVWKAKLRESDWIHYDQNKNEQKRSAAGVKKRKTALSISEEEELCSKKQKTGNTEDGIEPKTLTDRQLMVIAKLFGRQWREIAIECLQMEMKDIEQIQATEEEVNMQKFLLLSKWRDREKSNGTAEALYRSLHEKAPYEILQALQGFSEGC; encoded by the exons ATGCCAGCTCGTGTGAAGGTGTGGCAAAGGTCTGACCGATCTGCTCACGTATTGCCCGTTTTATCTTCCAGCGGAGCTGAGTCCCTCTCGTCAGATGAAAAAG AGGTGGCGGCCGGCAGTGCGGAGGGAGAGGGCTCAGCCGAGGAGCACCCAGTGG GAGAGGATGGTTCCGAAAACAGCTCCAGCAGTAGCTCGGAAGAGGAGTCAG ATGCGGAGGAGTCGGATGGAGGAAGGTCGG ATGAGGAACAGGAGGAGAAGGAACCGCTACCGCGCTGCAATGAATCAG GAGTGAACTGTCTGCCACCCTGCGAGCACTGCAGAAATGTAAAC GACCAGAAGGAGCAAGTGACCCCCAGGAGACTTGCTGGAGGACAGCATgc GGTGCAGCTGGACGCCGAGGGGACTTACCAGTGCAGCCTCACGGGCTTGATTTTTGAGGTCACAGAGGCCGTTAAAATCACATATTCCCTCTTATCCTGGAGCAAATACGCCAACCTCGTGGAAAAGCCGTGGATCGTGGGCGGCCCTCTCTTCGACGTGTGCTGCGACTCGTCCCACGCTCTTACCTCCATCCAGTTTCCCCACTCCCTCTGCCTCGGCG ATCATGGCGCTGGCATGGCCTTCAAGGTTTTGCACATCAAAGGCGAGGGCGCAGCCATCGAGCCCTCCGCCGACTACTCGGCCTCGCACGTGAAGTGGCTGGTGAGCTCGCTCTCACCGGTGGGACCGCTCATCCAGAGCCAGGAGCCCGTGCAGTACCACGGCGCCGTCATCCTCTACAAAGTCGTCGACCAGCATCCCTCCTTATCCTTTCGGGTCTACGTGGCTACAAACAACGACTCCTTTATAAAG gatATCGCAAGAGCTGTAAAACATTCAAATAAGAAATTCATTAAGATTGACAAGCCCCCTGTATGCCAAAAATTACTACAGAACGGAAAGAGGTATAGATTAGTTTGTGAGCCAGAAGCTGAAATAACTCCAGAG GAAATTGAATTTGTTGACGGATCTCTCTTGAAACTAAAAAGTTACATTGAAGTCTATTTGGAGAAACCCGACGACTTCACCTTGTCTTTGGTTGAGCTGGAGTCTGATGCGACCGTATGGAAGGCAAAGCTACGAGAGA GTGACTGGATCCATTACGATCAGAACAAAAACGAGCAGAAAAGAAGCGCAGCGG GCGTCAAAAAACGGAAAACAGCCCTCAGCATTTCGGAAGAAGAGGAGCTCTGtagcaaaaagcagaaaaccGGCAACACTGAAG ATGGAATCGAACCAAAAACCTTAACTGATCGGCAGCTGATGGTGATCGCAAAGTTGTTTGGTCGGCAGTGGAGAGAAATCGCCATTGAGTGTCTTCAGATGGAAATGAAAGACATTGAGCAGATTCAGGCAACGGAGGAAGAAGTTAACATGCAAAAGTTTCTGCTGTTAAGCAAgtggagagacagagaaaaaagcaatGGAACTGCAGAAGCTTTGTACAGAAGTCTCCATGAAAAAGCACCCTATGAGATACTGCAAGCCCTGCAAG GTTTCTCGGAGGGATGCTGA